The sequence below is a genomic window from Streptomyces sp. NBC_00582.
CGCAGCCCCGAGCGGACCTCGCTCTCCGGCACGTAGCGCATGACCTGCCTCAGGAAGTCCTCCCGAGGCGGCGCCTCGCTCTGCGCGCCGCCCGCCGCCAGCGACGCGGCGACCGCCACCGCGACCGCTCCGGCGACGGCCTCACGGTGGGAATGCGTGGTCAGCGCGGACAGCCACGCCTGTGACGCCGCGAGCGCCGGCCGGTCGTAGAACCAGGCCCCCAGCGGAGCCACCCGCATCGCCGCCCCGTTCCCGTGCGAGCCCACCCCGCCGAACTGGCCCGTGGTCACCTCACGCCAGTGCTCGCCCTCCCCGATCCGCCGCAGCACCCGGTGCATCGACGGGCCGTACCCCCGGTCCGGGTCACGCGCGTACGCCGCGGCGAACTCCCGCGCCAGTTCGTCCTCCCGTACCTCCCCGTGCTTGGCCACGTGCGCGCACAACACCAGCGCCATCGCCGAGTCGTCCGTCCAGAGCCAGGGCGCCGGGCGCACCTCCCGCGCCGCCCACAGCCCCTCCGCGTCCTCCCCGGCGCGCAGGAACCAGCCGTCCCCGAACGCGTCCCCGAGGACCAGCCCTTCCAGGCTCCTGGCCATGAGACCCAGGCGTACGGCACTCACGGATCTCCCCTTCCCTCCCAGCGGGTGGCACCCACACGAAAGAGCATCCTCATGCGCCTACGGCACCCTGTCACCGCCTTTTGCCGAGCGGCCGGCCGCCGGCGGATACGGCCCGTTCCACCGGGATCCACAGTTCCGCGTCCGCACGGGTGCGGTCGTGCGACAGGCTCACCCGCAGGATCTCGGGCCCCGGCCTGCTCTCGTACGGGTTCGAGGGGAACCACTGGGTGAACACGTCCCGCCACAGATGCTGGAGCGCGTGCGGGAACGGGCCGGAGTTCGCGAAGACGGCCCACACCCCGGCCG
It includes:
- a CDS encoding ADP-ribosylglycohydrolase family protein, with the protein product MARSLEGLVLGDAFGDGWFLRAGEDAEGLWAAREVRPAPWLWTDDSAMALVLCAHVAKHGEVREDELAREFAAAYARDPDRGYGPSMHRVLRRIGEGEHWREVTTGQFGGVGSHGNGAAMRVAPLGAWFYDRPALAASQAWLSALTTHSHREAVAGAVAVAVAASLAAGGAQSEAPPREDFLRQVMRYVPESEVRSGLRLAADLPARTSIRHAASVLGTGTGLSAQDTVPFALWSAAGHLDDLPEALWRTVGGWGDRDTTCAIAGGVVAARTGTGSVPPAWREACEETPAWADVR